From Dermochelys coriacea isolate rDerCor1 chromosome 9, rDerCor1.pri.v4, whole genome shotgun sequence, one genomic window encodes:
- the TAF7L gene encoding transcription initiation factor TFIID subunit 7-like isoform X3 has product MSKNKDDAPHELESQFILRLPPEYASTVRRAVQSGSVNLKDRLTIELHPDGRHGIVRVDRVPLAAKLVDLPCITESLKTIDKKTFYKTADICQMLVCTVDGDLYPPLEEPTVSTDPKANKKKDKDREKKFIWNHGITLPLKNVRKRRFRKTAKKKAQYIESPDVEKEVKRLLSTDAEAVSVRWEVIAEDETKEADNHGSLTGLDISSPGMSGHKQGHGSSEHDELREIFNDISSSSEDEDERDHHDDEDLNIMDTEEDLERQLQDKLNESDGQQQENEGTNQIAMGIQKQIDNLKGKLQETQERRKRQEDLIMKVENLALKTRLQAVLDEFKQQEDREKQQLTSLQEQLESLMEK; this is encoded by the exons ATGAGTAAGAACAAGGACGATGCTCCCCATGAGCTGGAAAGCCAGTTTATTCTGCGGCTGCCTCCG GAATATGCCTCCACTGTGAGGAGGGCAGTACAATCTGGAAGTGTCAACTTGAAGGATAGACTTACTATTGAATTACACC CGGATGGGCGTCATGGAATTGTCCGTGTAGATCGCGTCCCATTAGCTGCCAAGCTGGTGGACCTGCCCTGCATCACGGAGAGCTTAAAAACCATAGataagaaaacattctataaGACAGCGGATATTTGTCAG ATGCTCGTGTGTACTGTGGACGGTGATCTCTACCCTCCTCTGGAAGAGCCAACTGTGAGTACTGACCCCAAGGCAAACAAGAAAAAGGACAAGGACAGAGAGAAGAAATTCATCTGGAACCATGGCA TTACTCTTCCTCTGAAGAATGTAAGGAAGAGGCGGTTCAGGAAAACAGCTAAGAAGAAG gCCCAGTACATTGAGTCTCCAGACGTGGAAAAGGAGGTGAAGCGTCTGCTGAGTACAGATGCTGAAGCTGTCAGTGTCC GCTGGGAAGTCATTGCTGAAgatgaaacaaaggaagcagaCAACCATGGTTCACTCACCGGCTTGGACATCTCCTCTCCTGGGATGTCTGGACACAAGCAGGGCCATGGCTCATCGG AACATGATGAGTTGCGGGAAATATTTAATGACAttagcagcagcagtgaagatGAAGATGAGAGAGATCATCATGATGATGAAGATTTGAATATCATGGACACAGAAGAAGACTTGGAGAGGCAACTGCAGGACAAACTGAATGAATCtgatgggcagcagcaggagaacgAGGGAACAAACCAGATAG CCATGGGGATCCAAAAGCAGATTGACAACCTGAAGGGTAAACTCCAGGAGACCCAGGAACGGAGAAAGCGCCAGGAAGATCTCATCATGAAAGTAGAGAATCTTGCCCTCAAG ACCCGTCTCCAGGCTGTGCTAGATGAATTCAAACAGCAGGAAGACCGAGAGAAGCAGCAG CTCACCTCTCTGCAAGAACAACTGGAATCCCTTATGGAGAAGTGA
- the TAF7L gene encoding transcription initiation factor TFIID subunit 7-like isoform X2 produces the protein MTSTKLKMSKNKDDAPHELESQFILRLPPEYASTVRRAVQSGSVNLKDRLTIELHPDGRHGIVRVDRVPLAAKLVDLPCITESLKTIDKKTFYKTADICQMLVCTVDGDLYPPLEEPTVSTDPKANKKKDKDREKKFIWNHGITLPLKNVRKRRFRKTAKKKYIESPDVEKEVKRLLSTDAEAVSVRWEVIAEDETKEADNHGSLTGLDISSPGMSGHKQGHGSSEHDELREIFNDISSSSEDEDERDHHDDEDLNIMDTEEDLERQLQDKLNESDGQQQENEGTNQIAMGIQKQIDNLKGKLQETQERRKRQEDLIMKVENLALKTRLQAVLDEFKQQEDREKQQLTSLQEQLESLMEK, from the exons ATGACATCTACAA AACTAAAGATGAGTAAGAACAAGGACGATGCTCCCCATGAGCTGGAAAGCCAGTTTATTCTGCGGCTGCCTCCG GAATATGCCTCCACTGTGAGGAGGGCAGTACAATCTGGAAGTGTCAACTTGAAGGATAGACTTACTATTGAATTACACC CGGATGGGCGTCATGGAATTGTCCGTGTAGATCGCGTCCCATTAGCTGCCAAGCTGGTGGACCTGCCCTGCATCACGGAGAGCTTAAAAACCATAGataagaaaacattctataaGACAGCGGATATTTGTCAG ATGCTCGTGTGTACTGTGGACGGTGATCTCTACCCTCCTCTGGAAGAGCCAACTGTGAGTACTGACCCCAAGGCAAACAAGAAAAAGGACAAGGACAGAGAGAAGAAATTCATCTGGAACCATGGCA TTACTCTTCCTCTGAAGAATGTAAGGAAGAGGCGGTTCAGGAAAACAGCTAAGAAGAAG TACATTGAGTCTCCAGACGTGGAAAAGGAGGTGAAGCGTCTGCTGAGTACAGATGCTGAAGCTGTCAGTGTCC GCTGGGAAGTCATTGCTGAAgatgaaacaaaggaagcagaCAACCATGGTTCACTCACCGGCTTGGACATCTCCTCTCCTGGGATGTCTGGACACAAGCAGGGCCATGGCTCATCGG AACATGATGAGTTGCGGGAAATATTTAATGACAttagcagcagcagtgaagatGAAGATGAGAGAGATCATCATGATGATGAAGATTTGAATATCATGGACACAGAAGAAGACTTGGAGAGGCAACTGCAGGACAAACTGAATGAATCtgatgggcagcagcaggagaacgAGGGAACAAACCAGATAG CCATGGGGATCCAAAAGCAGATTGACAACCTGAAGGGTAAACTCCAGGAGACCCAGGAACGGAGAAAGCGCCAGGAAGATCTCATCATGAAAGTAGAGAATCTTGCCCTCAAG ACCCGTCTCCAGGCTGTGCTAGATGAATTCAAACAGCAGGAAGACCGAGAGAAGCAGCAG CTCACCTCTCTGCAAGAACAACTGGAATCCCTTATGGAGAAGTGA
- the TAF7L gene encoding transcription initiation factor TFIID subunit 7-like isoform X4, which translates to MSKNKDDAPHELESQFILRLPPEYASTVRRAVQSGSVNLKDRLTIELHPDGRHGIVRVDRVPLAAKLVDLPCITESLKTIDKKTFYKTADICQMLVCTVDGDLYPPLEEPTVSTDPKANKKKDKDREKKFIWNHGITLPLKNVRKRRFRKTAKKKYIESPDVEKEVKRLLSTDAEAVSVRWEVIAEDETKEADNHGSLTGLDISSPGMSGHKQGHGSSEHDELREIFNDISSSSEDEDERDHHDDEDLNIMDTEEDLERQLQDKLNESDGQQQENEGTNQIAMGIQKQIDNLKGKLQETQERRKRQEDLIMKVENLALKTRLQAVLDEFKQQEDREKQQLTSLQEQLESLMEK; encoded by the exons ATGAGTAAGAACAAGGACGATGCTCCCCATGAGCTGGAAAGCCAGTTTATTCTGCGGCTGCCTCCG GAATATGCCTCCACTGTGAGGAGGGCAGTACAATCTGGAAGTGTCAACTTGAAGGATAGACTTACTATTGAATTACACC CGGATGGGCGTCATGGAATTGTCCGTGTAGATCGCGTCCCATTAGCTGCCAAGCTGGTGGACCTGCCCTGCATCACGGAGAGCTTAAAAACCATAGataagaaaacattctataaGACAGCGGATATTTGTCAG ATGCTCGTGTGTACTGTGGACGGTGATCTCTACCCTCCTCTGGAAGAGCCAACTGTGAGTACTGACCCCAAGGCAAACAAGAAAAAGGACAAGGACAGAGAGAAGAAATTCATCTGGAACCATGGCA TTACTCTTCCTCTGAAGAATGTAAGGAAGAGGCGGTTCAGGAAAACAGCTAAGAAGAAG TACATTGAGTCTCCAGACGTGGAAAAGGAGGTGAAGCGTCTGCTGAGTACAGATGCTGAAGCTGTCAGTGTCC GCTGGGAAGTCATTGCTGAAgatgaaacaaaggaagcagaCAACCATGGTTCACTCACCGGCTTGGACATCTCCTCTCCTGGGATGTCTGGACACAAGCAGGGCCATGGCTCATCGG AACATGATGAGTTGCGGGAAATATTTAATGACAttagcagcagcagtgaagatGAAGATGAGAGAGATCATCATGATGATGAAGATTTGAATATCATGGACACAGAAGAAGACTTGGAGAGGCAACTGCAGGACAAACTGAATGAATCtgatgggcagcagcaggagaacgAGGGAACAAACCAGATAG CCATGGGGATCCAAAAGCAGATTGACAACCTGAAGGGTAAACTCCAGGAGACCCAGGAACGGAGAAAGCGCCAGGAAGATCTCATCATGAAAGTAGAGAATCTTGCCCTCAAG ACCCGTCTCCAGGCTGTGCTAGATGAATTCAAACAGCAGGAAGACCGAGAGAAGCAGCAG CTCACCTCTCTGCAAGAACAACTGGAATCCCTTATGGAGAAGTGA
- the TAF7L gene encoding transcription initiation factor TFIID subunit 7-like isoform X1 → MTSTKLKMSKNKDDAPHELESQFILRLPPEYASTVRRAVQSGSVNLKDRLTIELHPDGRHGIVRVDRVPLAAKLVDLPCITESLKTIDKKTFYKTADICQMLVCTVDGDLYPPLEEPTVSTDPKANKKKDKDREKKFIWNHGITLPLKNVRKRRFRKTAKKKAQYIESPDVEKEVKRLLSTDAEAVSVRWEVIAEDETKEADNHGSLTGLDISSPGMSGHKQGHGSSEHDELREIFNDISSSSEDEDERDHHDDEDLNIMDTEEDLERQLQDKLNESDGQQQENEGTNQIAMGIQKQIDNLKGKLQETQERRKRQEDLIMKVENLALKTRLQAVLDEFKQQEDREKQQLTSLQEQLESLMEK, encoded by the exons ATGACATCTACAA AACTAAAGATGAGTAAGAACAAGGACGATGCTCCCCATGAGCTGGAAAGCCAGTTTATTCTGCGGCTGCCTCCG GAATATGCCTCCACTGTGAGGAGGGCAGTACAATCTGGAAGTGTCAACTTGAAGGATAGACTTACTATTGAATTACACC CGGATGGGCGTCATGGAATTGTCCGTGTAGATCGCGTCCCATTAGCTGCCAAGCTGGTGGACCTGCCCTGCATCACGGAGAGCTTAAAAACCATAGataagaaaacattctataaGACAGCGGATATTTGTCAG ATGCTCGTGTGTACTGTGGACGGTGATCTCTACCCTCCTCTGGAAGAGCCAACTGTGAGTACTGACCCCAAGGCAAACAAGAAAAAGGACAAGGACAGAGAGAAGAAATTCATCTGGAACCATGGCA TTACTCTTCCTCTGAAGAATGTAAGGAAGAGGCGGTTCAGGAAAACAGCTAAGAAGAAG gCCCAGTACATTGAGTCTCCAGACGTGGAAAAGGAGGTGAAGCGTCTGCTGAGTACAGATGCTGAAGCTGTCAGTGTCC GCTGGGAAGTCATTGCTGAAgatgaaacaaaggaagcagaCAACCATGGTTCACTCACCGGCTTGGACATCTCCTCTCCTGGGATGTCTGGACACAAGCAGGGCCATGGCTCATCGG AACATGATGAGTTGCGGGAAATATTTAATGACAttagcagcagcagtgaagatGAAGATGAGAGAGATCATCATGATGATGAAGATTTGAATATCATGGACACAGAAGAAGACTTGGAGAGGCAACTGCAGGACAAACTGAATGAATCtgatgggcagcagcaggagaacgAGGGAACAAACCAGATAG CCATGGGGATCCAAAAGCAGATTGACAACCTGAAGGGTAAACTCCAGGAGACCCAGGAACGGAGAAAGCGCCAGGAAGATCTCATCATGAAAGTAGAGAATCTTGCCCTCAAG ACCCGTCTCCAGGCTGTGCTAGATGAATTCAAACAGCAGGAAGACCGAGAGAAGCAGCAG CTCACCTCTCTGCAAGAACAACTGGAATCCCTTATGGAGAAGTGA
- the LOC119861827 gene encoding aryl-hydrocarbon-interacting protein-like 1 encodes MSHRRKKNSSQRTRNEETLRSRKRESNTGCGQQPKRGEGRSTNSFSMNEMYLLNVEGVKKKILHGGRGELPQFKDGSKLTFHFQTLKDDFERTVIDDSRQAGIPMEIIVGKLFKIEVWETLLTSMRIGEVAEFWCDAIHTGMYALVSKGMRRIAEGKDPLEGQKHRCGMGNMFDYHSTGYADLDELQRAPQPLIFIMELFKVDDPSSYKRDTWAMNKEEKLSAVPVLHSEGNRLVLLKRYQEAAVKYQEAVICLRNVQAKEKPWAEDWLSLEKLITPLVLNYCQCQLELGEYYEVLEHTTDLLQKNNENVKAYFKRAKAHAAVWNEAAAREDFLRVAQLDPSLAAAVKKELRLLGERMREKRVEERQRYQGLFQQPQLKGATEGKGQWGGDGNAGVGRQEGGDSGEGREETGLGTESSTAKEEEQNQGISGAEAVTRETGLGEENTQAKREQSLGESGVETGLGEESARAEREEPDQGNSGVDGGMEETGWGEGNIEAEREEPGEGTDQGNSGINGGMEETGWGEGNIEAEREEPGEGTDQGNSGVDGAGRGQGNLGTEETGLGEGFSRAETERTSQGDCAAESHSVQGQKGPLERGLGEENARESHGAGARERSSEADEEWGGRAEGCSSTKAAGQSLGEGVGPGAENSRML; translated from the exons ATGAgccacaggagaaaaaaaaactcatcCCAACGGACAAGAAACGAAGAAACACTCAGGtccaggaagagagagagcaacACTGGGTGTGGCCAGCAACCAAAGAGGGGAGAAGGGAGATCTACCAACAGCTTCAGCATGAATGAAATGTACCTGCTTAATGTGGAAGGAGTCAAGAAAAAGATTTTACATGGAGGCCGTGGGGAGCTGCCGCAATTCAAAGATGGGAGCAAG CTCACGTTCCACTTTCAGACACTAAAAGACGACTTTGAGCGCACAGTGATAGATGACAGTCGGCAGGCTGGCATCCCCATGGAGATCATCGTGGGGAAGCTGTTCAAAATTGAGGTGTGGGAGACCTTGCTAACCTCCATGAGGATCGGAGAAGTGGCGGAGTTCTGGTGTGATGCTATT CACACAGGCATGTATGCGCTGGTCTCCAAGGGCATGAGGAGGATTGCGGAGGGCAAGGACCCCTTGGAGGGGCAGAAGCACCGCTGCGGGATGGGGAACATGTTTGACTACCACAGCACGGGCTATGCGGACCTGGATGAGCTGCAGAGGGCCCCCCAGCCTCTCATCTTCATCATGGAGCTTTTCAAA GTGGATGACCCCTCGTCCTATAAACGGGACACCTGGGCCATGAATAAAGAGGAGAAGCTGTCAGCGGTGCCTGTGTTGCACAGCGAGGGCAACCGGCTAGTCCTGCTCAAGAGGTACCAGGAAGCAGCGGTGAAGTATCAGGAAGCGGTCATCTGCCTGCGGAACGTTCAAGCCAAG GAGAAGCCCTGGGCTGAAGACTGGTTGAGCCTGGAGAAACTCATCACGCCCCTTGTGCTGAATTACTGCCAGTGTCAGCTGGAGCTGGGAGAGTACTATGAGGTCTTAGAGCACACCACTGACCTCCTCCAGAAGAACAATG AGAACGTGAAGGCTTACTTTAAACGCGCAAAGGCCCATGCCGCTGTCTGGAATGAGGCGGCAGCGCGAGAAGACTTCCTGAGGGTGGCTCAACTGGACCCATCACTGGCAGCAGCTGTGAAGAAAGAGCTGAGGCTGttgggggagaggatgagagaaaaacGTGTGGAAGAGCGGCAGAGATACCAGGGCctcttccagcagcctcagctcaAAGGGGCAACagaagggaaggggcagtggggaggagatgggaatgCTGGAGttggcaggcaggagggaggagattCTGGGGAAGGTAGGGAGGAGACAGGACTGGGAACAGAGAGCTCCACAGCCAAGGAGGAAGAACAAAACCAAGGGATTTCTGGAGCAGAGGCGGTTACCAGAGAGACAGGCCTTGGAGAAGAGAACACACAGGCAAAGAGGGAACAAAGCCTGGGAGAGTCTGGGGTAGAGACAGGACTTGGGGAAGAGAGTGCCAGAGCAGAGAGGGAAGAGCCAGACCAAGGGAATTCTGGGGTCGATGGCGGGATGGAGGAGACAGGATGGGGAGAAGGGAACATAGAAGCAGAGAGGGAAGAGCCAGGGGAAGGAACAGACCAAGGGAATTCTGGGATCAATGGCGGGATGGAGGAAACAGGATGGGGAGAAGGGAACATAGAAGCAGAGAGGGAAGAGCCAGGGGAAGGAACAGACCAAGGGAATTCTGGGGTTGATGGAGCAGGGAGAGGCCAAGGAAACTTGGGGACAGAGGAGACAGGCCTTGGAGAAGGATTTTCCAGAGCAGAGACAGAAAGAACAAGCCAAGGTGATTGTGCGGCAGAGTCTCATAgcgttcaaggccagaagggaccactagagaGAGGCCTTGGAGAAGAGAATGCCAGGGAAAGTCATGGGGCAGGAGCCAGAGAAAGGAGCTCAGAGGCAGATGAAgaatggggagggagagcagaaggATGCTCTAGCACGAAAGCAGCAGGGcagagcttgggggaaggggttgggccTGGGGCAGAGAACAGCAGGATGCTTTGA